One window of the Niallia circulans genome contains the following:
- a CDS encoding Cof-type HAD-IIB family hydrolase, translating to MTKRLEDKEIKLIALDMDGTLLDEKGEIPEENKKAIKEAHDQGLHVVLSTGRTIATCRDHAKSLLLNSYLITVNGSEIWDMNGNLIERNLVDASNIQWMWELAQQHKAKMWAASCEKVWVDEMPEDINKSEWLKFGYHIEDDKVREQVLTSLNEKKCFEISNSSPVNIEVNALGINKAKGLKKVCELLDITMDQVLAAGDSLNDISMIKEAGIGVAMGNAQDIVKQTADVVTLTNNDNGVAYAIRKWALKKEMAGIKE from the coding sequence ATGACAAAGAGGTTAGAAGACAAAGAGATTAAATTAATCGCACTAGATATGGATGGTACTTTATTAGATGAAAAAGGAGAAATTCCAGAAGAAAATAAAAAAGCGATTAAAGAGGCCCATGACCAAGGACTGCATGTTGTATTAAGTACTGGTCGAACTATTGCAACTTGTAGAGATCATGCAAAAAGTCTGTTATTAAACTCTTATTTAATAACGGTAAATGGTAGTGAAATATGGGATATGAATGGTAATTTAATCGAAAGAAATCTTGTCGATGCAAGCAATATTCAATGGATGTGGGAATTAGCACAACAGCATAAAGCTAAAATGTGGGCTGCTAGTTGTGAGAAAGTCTGGGTAGATGAAATGCCAGAAGACATAAATAAATCAGAATGGCTCAAATTTGGCTATCATATAGAAGATGATAAAGTTCGTGAACAAGTCTTAACAAGTTTAAACGAGAAAAAATGCTTTGAAATCAGCAATTCTTCCCCAGTAAATATTGAAGTCAATGCGCTTGGTATAAATAAAGCAAAAGGACTTAAAAAAGTATGTGAACTTTTAGATATTACAATGGATCAAGTACTAGCTGCTGGAGACAGTTTAAATGATATTAGCATGATTAAAGAAGCAGGAATAGGCGTGGCAATGGGAAATGCACAAGATATAGTGAAACAGACAGCAGATGTTGTTACCTTGACGAATAATGATAATGGTGTCGCTTATGCAATCAGAAAATGGGCCTTAAAAAAAGAAATGGCCGGGATAAAAGAATAA